One Curtobacterium sp. MCLR17_007 DNA window includes the following coding sequences:
- a CDS encoding septum formation family protein, with product MTEERPDDARETDPTGGPDSGVDGQEARPAPASDARFTGLRSAADIFGAPRTADEWPSRRERREAERAAAETGQPLPEPFEPQTPSAPDEPEARDERQTPEAPAAPQQPSTPAPPADDATQAISMPEELARPSQPAQPASDPDRSLLSSRIPAAAPVAPNTTAPHPSAIELPSAMAHRAQRAAETRAIEDERRRTDPHGEGRDDVDWLGRATGSSLPPAGLGDVPAPTGPVAQPLGVPNALPTSDEPPSFTDLLRIPDAGLSDRPFDWAVHDDATGEVPTALTSASFDTTTLGAGSWSLTADQDDDEDVVSGEIPVPAAAPVVPVAPTAPVAPTTPVPPTATTPPTDPVRRDAPSDSGSWSLADDAVRTGETPWWAADDAARTATEPDPGAPARDEPTGQAPVPPLVEPTRAPVGLPPAAPQAPEDLDQSEWHGRETSDTSAIKDLFGTEAVDQLGATGYDPHDTGTRMMPAAVAPTPARPQPASPTATGARSTPAPPAADIGNFINHGFARLRGEGKRGKQLLIGGAIVIIIVMLVAVFALTRWIIGNNLDEQLTPTKSPAAASASVQTSTTPEPQAAATPASAPTITFATTAASPGQHPWYELAGGECMTPFTDPWSEDFTVVDCATAHAAQLTRRGAIEADAFPGADDAKQLATDQCRSEDALDVSAASAYGDVQVQAVYPPDQESWNRGDRFWSCFVTRSGGGTMTGSLAPSA from the coding sequence GTGACCGAGGAGCGTCCGGACGACGCGCGCGAGACCGACCCGACCGGCGGCCCCGACAGCGGGGTCGACGGCCAGGAGGCCCGTCCCGCGCCCGCCTCGGACGCTCGCTTCACGGGACTCCGCAGCGCCGCCGACATCTTCGGCGCGCCGCGCACGGCGGACGAGTGGCCCTCACGCCGCGAGCGGCGCGAGGCCGAACGCGCCGCCGCCGAGACCGGCCAGCCGCTGCCGGAACCGTTCGAGCCGCAGACGCCGTCCGCGCCCGACGAGCCGGAGGCGCGCGACGAGCGGCAGACGCCGGAGGCGCCCGCCGCACCGCAGCAGCCGTCGACCCCCGCGCCGCCCGCGGACGACGCCACCCAGGCGATCTCGATGCCCGAGGAGCTCGCACGGCCCTCGCAGCCCGCCCAGCCCGCGTCCGACCCCGACCGGTCCCTGCTGAGCAGCCGGATCCCCGCGGCAGCCCCGGTGGCGCCGAACACCACGGCGCCGCACCCGAGTGCCATCGAATTGCCCTCCGCGATGGCGCACCGTGCGCAGCGCGCCGCCGAGACCCGTGCGATCGAGGACGAGCGTCGCCGGACCGATCCCCATGGCGAGGGCCGCGACGACGTCGACTGGCTCGGCCGTGCGACCGGGTCGTCGCTTCCGCCCGCCGGCCTGGGGGACGTCCCGGCACCGACCGGTCCCGTCGCGCAGCCACTCGGCGTCCCGAACGCCCTGCCGACGAGTGACGAGCCGCCGAGCTTCACGGACCTGCTCCGGATCCCGGACGCCGGGCTGTCCGACCGCCCGTTCGACTGGGCGGTGCACGACGACGCGACGGGCGAGGTGCCCACGGCGCTGACGTCGGCATCGTTCGACACGACGACGCTCGGTGCCGGCTCGTGGTCACTCACGGCAGACCAGGACGACGACGAGGACGTGGTCTCGGGCGAGATCCCCGTCCCCGCCGCAGCTCCCGTCGTACCGGTCGCGCCGACCGCACCGGTCGCGCCGACCACACCGGTCCCGCCGACTGCCACGACACCGCCGACCGATCCGGTCCGCCGCGACGCACCGAGCGACAGCGGGAGCTGGTCACTGGCCGACGACGCCGTCCGCACCGGGGAGACCCCGTGGTGGGCAGCGGACGACGCCGCGCGAACCGCCACCGAACCGGACCCGGGCGCCCCCGCACGGGACGAACCGACGGGACAGGCGCCCGTCCCGCCGCTGGTCGAGCCGACCCGCGCACCCGTCGGCCTACCACCCGCGGCACCGCAGGCCCCCGAGGACCTCGACCAGTCCGAGTGGCACGGCCGCGAGACCAGCGACACGAGCGCCATCAAGGACCTGTTCGGCACCGAGGCCGTCGACCAGCTCGGCGCCACCGGGTACGACCCGCACGACACCGGCACCCGGATGATGCCCGCGGCCGTCGCACCGACCCCGGCGCGCCCGCAGCCCGCGAGCCCGACCGCCACGGGTGCTCGGAGCACGCCGGCCCCGCCCGCGGCCGACATCGGCAACTTCATCAACCACGGCTTCGCCCGGCTGCGCGGCGAGGGCAAGCGCGGCAAGCAGCTGCTGATCGGCGGGGCGATCGTCATCATCATCGTGATGCTCGTCGCTGTCTTCGCCCTGACGCGCTGGATCATCGGGAACAACCTCGACGAGCAGCTCACCCCGACGAAGTCCCCGGCGGCCGCTTCGGCGTCGGTGCAGACCTCGACGACGCCCGAGCCCCAGGCCGCGGCCACCCCGGCGTCGGCACCGACGATCACGTTCGCGACCACCGCTGCGTCGCCCGGCCAGCACCCGTGGTACGAGCTCGCCGGCGGGGAGTGCATGACCCCGTTCACCGATCCGTGGTCCGAGGACTTCACGGTCGTCGACTGCGCGACGGCCCACGCGGCGCAACTCACCCGACGGGGCGCCATCGAGGCGGATGCGTTCCCGGGTGCGGACGACGCGAAGCAGCTCGCGACCGACCAGTGCCGGTCCGAAGACGCGCTCGACGTCTCAGCAGCGTCGGCGTACGGCGACGTCCAGGTGCAGGCCGTCTACCCGCCCGACCAGGAGTCCTGGAACCGGGGCGACCGGTTCTGGTCCTGCTTCGTCACGCGGTCCGGCGGCGGCACGATGACCGGCTCCCTCGCACCGTCGGCCTAG
- a CDS encoding aldo/keto reductase — protein sequence MPRIGTSDLHVFPLALGGNVFGWTADESTSHQVLDAYTAAGGDFIDTADVYSAWADGNSGGESETVIGSWLAKSGKRDDVVIATKGSQHPEFQGLSADTVAKAARASLQRLGTDRIDLYYAHFDDQDTPLEETVRAFDQLVQDGLVRYTAISNYSKERAAEWIRIADEHGLAKPVAIQPHYNLVTRQPYESDIAPLAHEAGLGVVPYFALAAGFLTGKYRTKEDFAGKDREGQVSGYFTDAGLAVVDALATIARDHDAEIASVALAWLQAQPDVVAPIASARNTEQLPALLASADLELTQDELATLTDVSGKVPATA from the coding sequence ATGCCCCGCATCGGAACCAGCGACCTCCACGTCTTCCCGCTCGCCCTCGGCGGCAACGTCTTCGGGTGGACCGCCGACGAGTCGACCTCGCACCAGGTGCTCGACGCCTACACCGCCGCGGGCGGCGACTTCATCGACACCGCGGACGTCTACTCCGCCTGGGCCGACGGCAACTCGGGCGGCGAGTCCGAGACCGTCATCGGCTCGTGGCTGGCGAAGTCCGGCAAGCGCGACGACGTCGTGATCGCCACCAAGGGCTCGCAGCACCCCGAGTTCCAGGGGCTGTCGGCCGACACCGTCGCGAAGGCCGCGCGCGCCAGCCTGCAGCGTCTGGGCACCGACCGGATCGACCTGTACTACGCCCACTTCGACGACCAGGACACCCCGCTCGAGGAGACCGTCCGCGCGTTCGACCAGCTCGTGCAGGACGGCCTGGTCCGGTACACGGCGATCTCGAACTACTCGAAGGAGCGCGCCGCCGAGTGGATCCGCATCGCCGACGAGCACGGCCTCGCCAAGCCCGTCGCGATCCAGCCGCACTACAACCTGGTCACGCGCCAGCCCTACGAGTCGGACATCGCGCCCCTCGCGCACGAGGCCGGCCTGGGCGTCGTGCCGTACTTCGCCCTGGCGGCCGGGTTCCTGACGGGCAAGTACCGGACGAAGGAGGACTTCGCGGGCAAGGACCGCGAGGGCCAGGTGTCCGGCTACTTCACCGACGCCGGACTCGCTGTGGTCGACGCGCTCGCCACGATCGCCCGGGACCACGACGCCGAGATCGCCTCGGTCGCGCTGGCCTGGCTGCAGGCCCAGCCGGACGTCGTCGCGCCGATCGCCTCGGCGCGCAACACCGAGCAGCTGCCGGCGCTGCTGGCCTCCGCCGACCTCGAGCTCACGCAGGACGAGCTCGCGACGCTCACGGACGTGTCCGGCAAGGTCCCGGCCACCGCCTGA
- a CDS encoding HEAT repeat domain-containing protein: protein MPTLASYLADPRPTVRLRAVMAAGTSPSTDELEPLVEQCRVEPDLQVREMLTWALIRLPAEVVVPRVLRELDRPEAQARSQALHTLSKVHDRSVYPRVASFLGDVDPGVARTAWRAAVVLVPSGSEESLARMLAVQLGQGDRETQLALSRALVGLGVSTVGPVLEAAGAHRSAAVRAHAAEVEELLRDPDAGSALALERARREVALGRTRAAKG from the coding sequence ATGCCGACGCTCGCCTCGTACCTCGCCGACCCCCGTCCGACCGTGCGCCTGCGGGCGGTGATGGCCGCAGGGACCTCGCCCTCCACCGACGAGCTCGAGCCGCTCGTCGAGCAGTGCCGCGTCGAGCCCGACCTGCAGGTGCGGGAGATGTTGACCTGGGCGCTCATCCGGCTGCCCGCCGAGGTCGTCGTGCCGCGGGTGCTGCGGGAACTCGACCGTCCCGAGGCGCAGGCGCGCAGCCAGGCCCTGCACACCCTGTCCAAGGTCCACGACCGGTCCGTGTACCCCCGGGTGGCGTCGTTCCTCGGGGACGTCGACCCCGGGGTCGCGCGGACCGCCTGGCGCGCCGCGGTGGTGCTCGTGCCGTCCGGATCGGAGGAGTCGCTCGCGCGGATGCTCGCCGTGCAGCTCGGCCAGGGGGACCGCGAGACGCAGCTGGCACTGAGCCGGGCGCTCGTCGGGCTCGGCGTGTCGACGGTCGGACCCGTGCTCGAGGCTGCCGGGGCGCACCGGTCGGCTGCCGTCCGTGCACATGCCGCCGAGGTCGAGGAGCTGCTGCGCGACCCGGACGCCGGATCGGCGCTCGCGCTCGAGCGCGCTCGTCGCGAAGTGGCGCTTGGGCGCACGCGGGCCGCCAAGGGCTGA
- a CDS encoding sodium:proton exchanger, with protein sequence MTDTIAVQSPAPAAPAPRMGASAWGRIAICFAIAVPAVVFRLTGFAPNPVVDLLVFGAAVVAASFLLAWAAEAAQKDIAGALAIAILALIAVLPEYAVDLYYAFRSGSDPAYEQFAAANMTGSNRLLLGFGWPLVVVISLLVARRFVRVGTLPASATRVLELERSSRVDIGFLALLAVIAFLIPAMGSIPMWFGFVLLAAFVLYLWRASKTADDDGEDEELVGMAGNLASMPQRARRWTIVALFVAAAAVILSSAEPFADALVQSGGALGIDSYFLVQWLAPLATEAPEFIVAALFALRGMGGAAIGTLIASKVNQWSLLVGSLPIAHVLGGGTTGGLPLDGRQVEEFMLTASQTVLGVAIIIALRFHRWSAIALVALFAVQFVVTDTSGRWVLSIVHLVVALVVLWINRRDVMPTITAPFRRPSSPAVR encoded by the coding sequence ATGACCGACACCATCGCCGTGCAGTCGCCCGCACCCGCGGCACCTGCTCCCCGCATGGGCGCCAGCGCCTGGGGCCGGATCGCGATCTGCTTCGCCATCGCGGTGCCCGCCGTCGTCTTCCGCTTGACCGGGTTCGCGCCGAACCCCGTCGTCGACCTGCTCGTGTTCGGCGCGGCCGTCGTCGCCGCGTCGTTCCTGCTCGCCTGGGCCGCCGAGGCCGCGCAGAAGGACATCGCCGGTGCGCTCGCCATCGCGATCCTGGCGCTCATCGCCGTGCTGCCCGAGTACGCCGTCGACCTGTACTACGCGTTCCGCTCCGGCTCCGACCCCGCCTACGAGCAGTTCGCCGCCGCCAACATGACCGGGTCGAACCGGCTGCTGCTCGGCTTCGGCTGGCCGCTCGTCGTGGTCATCTCGCTGCTGGTGGCCCGCCGGTTCGTCCGCGTCGGCACCCTGCCCGCGTCGGCCACCCGCGTGCTCGAGCTCGAGCGGTCGTCCCGGGTGGACATCGGGTTCCTGGCGCTGCTCGCCGTCATCGCCTTCCTGATCCCGGCGATGGGTTCGATCCCGATGTGGTTCGGCTTCGTGCTGCTCGCCGCGTTCGTGCTGTACCTGTGGCGGGCGTCGAAGACCGCCGACGACGACGGCGAGGACGAGGAGCTCGTCGGCATGGCGGGCAACCTGGCCTCGATGCCGCAGCGGGCCCGGCGGTGGACGATCGTCGCGCTGTTCGTCGCCGCCGCCGCGGTGATCCTGTCGTCGGCGGAGCCCTTCGCCGACGCGCTCGTCCAGTCCGGCGGCGCGCTCGGCATCGACAGCTACTTCCTGGTGCAGTGGCTGGCACCGCTCGCCACCGAGGCGCCCGAGTTCATCGTGGCGGCGCTGTTCGCGCTGCGGGGGATGGGCGGCGCGGCGATCGGCACGCTCATCGCGTCGAAGGTCAACCAGTGGTCGCTGCTCGTCGGTTCGCTGCCGATCGCCCACGTGCTGGGTGGGGGGACCACGGGCGGGCTGCCGCTCGACGGTCGCCAGGTGGAGGAGTTCATGCTCACCGCGTCGCAGACCGTGCTCGGGGTCGCGATCATCATCGCGCTGCGCTTCCACCGCTGGTCGGCGATCGCCCTCGTGGCGCTGTTCGCGGTGCAGTTCGTGGTGACGGACACCAGCGGTCGATGGGTGCTGAGCATCGTGCACCTGGTCGTGGCCCTCGTGGTGCTGTGGATCAACCGGCGCGACGTCATGCCGACGATCACGGCACCGTTCCGGCGGCCGTCGTCCCCGGCGGTGCGCTGA
- a CDS encoding metal-dependent transcriptional regulator, with amino-acid sequence MRLPSLSTMAEDYVKLIWKAREHGGDGIATRDIAAALRVSASTVSGNLRKLDRDGLIEHTPYYGVVLTPLGQQVAVAMVRRHRLIESFLVSRLGYTWDEVHSEAEALEHAVSETFLDRVDVDLGHPTHDPHGDPIPRADGSVPDSPGALLGTVAPGSCGTVGRVSDDDPSLLRYFDELGVGLGTHLRVEQVRDYAGVIAVSRRSPDGTDTLVDLPSAAAHAIWLTPDAD; translated from the coding sequence ATGCGCCTCCCTTCGCTCTCGACCATGGCGGAGGACTACGTCAAGCTCATCTGGAAGGCGCGGGAACACGGCGGCGACGGCATCGCCACGCGGGACATCGCCGCGGCGCTGCGGGTGTCGGCCTCGACGGTGTCGGGCAACCTCCGCAAGCTCGACCGCGACGGTCTGATCGAACACACGCCCTACTACGGCGTCGTGCTCACCCCGCTCGGGCAGCAGGTCGCCGTGGCGATGGTCCGGCGGCACCGCTTGATCGAGTCGTTCCTGGTGTCCCGGCTGGGCTACACGTGGGACGAGGTCCACTCCGAGGCCGAGGCCCTCGAACATGCGGTCTCCGAGACGTTCCTCGACCGGGTCGACGTCGACCTGGGGCACCCGACGCACGACCCGCACGGCGATCCGATCCCGCGCGCGGACGGCTCGGTGCCCGACTCCCCCGGCGCACTGCTCGGCACGGTGGCCCCGGGTTCGTGCGGCACCGTCGGGCGGGTGTCCGACGACGACCCCTCGCTGCTGCGCTACTTCGACGAGCTCGGCGTCGGACTGGGGACGCACCTGCGCGTGGAGCAGGTGCGGGACTACGCGGGCGTGATCGCGGTGTCACGGCGCTCCCCGGACGGTACCGACACCCTCGTGGACCTGCCGAGCGCCGCCGCCCACGCGATCTGGCTCACGCCCGACGCCGACTGA
- a CDS encoding CPBP family intramembrane glutamic endopeptidase: MPAHRRRWPVPPSLLVGLAPLVVFAAISVWRSRPSDDYPSLGLTVDSVVRALVVPEGIAALALAAVVTGLGWWRIATVDPTRGRPRWTWVAPALIAVVCLARLPLVDWTALPWHYFVLLGVGVLFVGVFEELLTRGVLLVGLRRRLPEFGVWIASCVLFGLLHLLNALAGAGIGPTLVQVVFAASFGSTLYVARRLTGNLLLPVLLHAAWDFGSIAVSATSRQGFDDIAVAGVLGVFAFAVLALGVVAGGLVAWRDDRPRRLRRRWRDVPPIDVAAPRGQAEAVPGRNDLRSRTDTPAGSPV, translated from the coding sequence ATGCCCGCCCACAGACGTCGTTGGCCCGTCCCGCCCTCCCTGCTGGTCGGGCTCGCGCCGCTCGTCGTCTTCGCGGCGATCAGCGTCTGGCGCTCCCGCCCGAGTGACGACTACCCGTCGCTCGGGCTGACGGTCGACAGCGTCGTGCGGGCGCTCGTCGTGCCGGAGGGCATCGCCGCGCTGGCGCTCGCCGCGGTCGTCACCGGGCTGGGGTGGTGGCGGATCGCGACCGTCGACCCCACCCGGGGCCGTCCACGCTGGACCTGGGTCGCCCCCGCACTGATCGCCGTCGTGTGCCTGGCGCGGTTGCCGCTGGTCGACTGGACGGCGCTGCCCTGGCACTACTTCGTGCTGCTCGGGGTGGGCGTGCTGTTCGTGGGGGTGTTCGAGGAGCTGCTGACCCGGGGCGTGCTGCTGGTGGGACTCCGTCGGCGGCTGCCCGAGTTCGGCGTGTGGATCGCCTCGTGCGTGCTGTTCGGGCTGCTGCACCTGCTCAACGCCCTGGCCGGCGCCGGCATCGGTCCGACGCTCGTCCAGGTGGTCTTCGCGGCGTCGTTCGGCTCGACGCTCTACGTCGCCCGCCGGCTGACCGGGAACCTGCTCCTGCCCGTGCTGCTGCACGCCGCCTGGGACTTCGGCTCGATCGCGGTGTCCGCCACGTCGCGCCAGGGCTTCGACGACATCGCCGTCGCCGGGGTGCTCGGCGTGTTCGCCTTCGCCGTGCTCGCCCTCGGCGTGGTCGCCGGAGGACTCGTCGCCTGGCGCGACGACCGGCCGCGACGACTGCGGCGCCGCTGGCGCGACGTCCCGCCCATCGACGTCGCAGCGCCCCGCGGACAGGCGGAAGCAGTTCCGGGCCGGAACGACCTGCGAAGCCGCACAGACACACCGGCTGGTTCACCTGTCTGA
- a CDS encoding phosphatase PAP2 family protein, which produces MRTSARAMATGVTVAAIATSLVIGNPLVANAATYPSDTAKPDLVSLLSGYDSFWKSSGTNDLHGTVVSGATLAQNDQLTSWINQNATKAQQFTALQDSEYKNAPTGYDQSSTVGQGLGDALEKLYLQGRQNGDLPLTEALINSNTGTTGAYVGTGTAKTHFSYPRPYLPTDASATLPAGDDQVNCAPAKVNASSLAGNRTGTAWADAKGNLTITRVPVQTDTTHEFSPSDVVLDAGYGTQGICTGGSFPSGHTTTAYQAGITLATLVPELAPEILARASENGNDRIVLGVHYPLDIMGGRMDGEAALAARWSDTAFRTGVLEPARKELVSYLESKCGNTLATCIAAEKPYQDNPYGGKAIPGGTSQIVTDRASAVKVYRERMDYGFAKTGTTGLAASVPVGAENLLLSTFPTLTDAQRTAVLAQTEIASGDPLDQSGTANGSWERLDLAAATSATVTVAQDGTATVVATGGTAKVVSGVLTAPDGTTVQAGSQLALAASGLTAGATYQVVLASDPTVVGTLTADASGAATGSVTIPAGTTAGAHTVDLVDASGASAVVDPLAITVTAAPTTGTPGGTTGGTGSAGGTGSTGNAGTTTGVHLPVVSG; this is translated from the coding sequence ATGCGCACATCCGCACGCGCCATGGCCACGGGGGTGACCGTCGCAGCGATCGCGACGTCCCTGGTCATCGGCAACCCGCTCGTGGCGAACGCCGCGACCTACCCGAGCGACACCGCCAAGCCGGACCTCGTCTCGCTGCTGAGCGGCTACGACTCCTTCTGGAAGTCCAGCGGCACGAACGACCTGCACGGCACGGTCGTCAGCGGTGCCACGCTCGCCCAGAACGACCAGCTGACCTCCTGGATCAACCAGAACGCCACGAAGGCCCAGCAGTTCACGGCGCTGCAGGACTCCGAGTACAAGAACGCCCCGACCGGGTACGACCAGTCCTCCACGGTGGGACAGGGGCTCGGCGACGCGCTCGAGAAGCTCTACCTGCAGGGCCGGCAGAACGGCGACCTGCCGCTGACCGAGGCGCTCATCAACAGCAACACGGGCACGACCGGCGCCTACGTCGGCACCGGCACCGCGAAGACGCACTTCAGCTACCCGCGCCCCTACCTGCCGACGGACGCCTCCGCGACCCTGCCGGCCGGCGACGACCAGGTCAACTGCGCGCCTGCGAAGGTCAACGCCTCGTCGCTCGCGGGCAACCGCACCGGTACGGCATGGGCGGACGCCAAGGGCAACCTGACGATCACGCGCGTGCCCGTGCAGACGGACACCACGCACGAGTTCTCGCCGAGCGACGTCGTGCTCGACGCCGGCTACGGAACCCAGGGCATCTGCACCGGTGGGTCCTTCCCGAGCGGCCACACCACCACCGCGTACCAGGCCGGCATCACCCTGGCCACGCTGGTCCCCGAGCTCGCGCCGGAGATCCTGGCCCGCGCATCCGAGAACGGCAACGACCGCATCGTGCTCGGCGTGCACTACCCGCTCGACATCATGGGCGGACGCATGGACGGCGAGGCCGCCCTGGCCGCACGCTGGTCCGACACCGCGTTCCGCACCGGTGTGCTCGAGCCGGCCCGCAAGGAGCTGGTCAGCTACCTCGAGTCCAAGTGCGGCAACACCCTGGCGACGTGCATCGCCGCCGAGAAGCCGTACCAGGACAACCCCTACGGCGGGAAGGCGATCCCGGGCGGCACGTCCCAGATCGTGACCGACCGCGCTTCGGCCGTGAAGGTCTACCGCGAGCGCATGGACTACGGGTTCGCGAAGACCGGCACGACCGGCCTGGCCGCCAGCGTCCCGGTCGGCGCCGAGAACCTGCTGCTCAGCACGTTCCCGACCCTGACCGACGCGCAGCGCACCGCGGTGCTCGCGCAGACCGAGATCGCCTCGGGTGACCCGCTCGACCAGTCCGGCACCGCGAACGGCTCGTGGGAGCGCCTCGACCTGGCGGCTGCCACCAGCGCCACGGTCACCGTGGCGCAGGACGGCACCGCGACCGTCGTCGCGACCGGCGGCACCGCCAAGGTCGTCTCCGGCGTCCTGACCGCACCGGACGGCACCACCGTGCAGGCCGGTTCGCAGCTCGCCCTGGCAGCCAGTGGCCTGACCGCCGGCGCGACCTACCAGGTCGTGCTCGCCAGCGACCCGACCGTCGTCGGCACGCTGACCGCCGACGCGAGCGGCGCCGCCACCGGCAGCGTCACGATCCCGGCGGGCACGACGGCCGGCGCGCACACCGTCGACCTGGTGGACGCCTCGGGCGCCTCGGCGGTCGTCGACCCGCTCGCGATCACCGTGACCGCGGCACCCACCACCGGCACGCCCGGCGGCACCACGGGCGGCACGGGCAGCGCTGGCGGGACCGGCAGCACCGGCAACGCCGGGACGACGACCGGCGTCCACCTGCCCGTCGTCAGCGGCTGA
- a CDS encoding trans-aconitate 2-methyltransferase produces MRWDPTRYAAFQDERSRPFHDLVAQIGREAPRRVVDLGCGPGTLTATLADRWPSAHVVGVDSSAEMLEQAQMSADAASLTERHPNLSFELAAIEDWTPTASDDVVVTNAALQWVPSHVELLPGWLAAMPSDSWFAMQVPGNFDSPSHALMREVAAEGPWAPALSGVLRADPVLDAAGYLELFEDNGFAATAWETTYMQLLPGEDPVLAWVRGTGLRPALAALDAVDPTGELTAAFEDTYAARLRQAYPHGPHGTVFPFRRVFAVAHKR; encoded by the coding sequence GTGCGGTGGGACCCGACGCGGTACGCCGCGTTCCAGGACGAGCGGTCGCGTCCGTTCCACGACCTGGTCGCCCAGATCGGACGGGAGGCCCCGCGTCGCGTCGTCGACCTGGGCTGCGGTCCCGGGACCCTGACCGCCACCCTCGCCGACCGCTGGCCGTCGGCCCACGTCGTCGGGGTGGACTCCTCGGCGGAGATGTTGGAACAGGCGCAGATGTCGGCTGATGCTGCCTCCCTGACCGAGCGGCACCCGAACCTGTCGTTCGAGCTCGCCGCCATCGAGGACTGGACTCCCACCGCGTCGGACGACGTCGTCGTGACGAACGCCGCGCTGCAGTGGGTCCCGTCGCACGTCGAGCTGCTGCCCGGCTGGCTCGCCGCGATGCCGTCGGACTCGTGGTTCGCGATGCAGGTCCCGGGCAACTTCGACTCCCCGTCACACGCGCTGATGCGGGAGGTCGCCGCCGAGGGTCCGTGGGCTCCCGCGCTGTCCGGTGTGCTCCGGGCGGACCCGGTCCTCGATGCCGCGGGCTACCTGGAGCTCTTCGAGGACAACGGCTTCGCGGCCACGGCGTGGGAGACCACGTACATGCAGCTGCTCCCCGGTGAGGACCCGGTGCTGGCCTGGGTCCGCGGTACGGGGCTCCGTCCGGCGCTGGCCGCACTCGACGCCGTCGATCCGACCGGCGAGCTGACCGCCGCGTTCGAGGACACGTACGCCGCTCGACTGCGCCAGGCCTACCCGCATGGCCCCCACGGCACGGTGTTCCCGTTCCGCCGTGTCTTCGCGGTCGCCCACAAGCGCTGA
- a CDS encoding HAD-IIA family hydrolase, giving the protein MASRDEVECWLTDMDGVLVHENHALPGAPELIQQWLDEGTEFLVLTNNSIFTPRDLSARLRWSGIDVPEDRIWTSALATADFCKSQMPGGSAFVIGEAGMTTALHEAGFIMTETDPDYVVVGETRNYSFEAITKAVRLIRAGARFIVTNPDATGPSAEGVLPATGAIAAMIEKATGKQPYVVGKPNPMMFRSAMNRIGAHSENTGMIGDRMDTDVQAGIEAGLHTVLVMTGISDQAEIDRYPFRPSEVISGVHELVRSEPIEVEM; this is encoded by the coding sequence ATGGCATCCCGCGACGAGGTCGAGTGCTGGCTGACGGACATGGACGGCGTGCTCGTGCACGAGAACCACGCCCTCCCCGGCGCTCCGGAACTCATCCAGCAGTGGCTCGACGAAGGCACCGAGTTCCTGGTCCTGACGAACAACTCGATCTTCACGCCCCGCGACCTGAGTGCCCGGTTGCGCTGGTCTGGCATCGACGTGCCCGAGGACCGCATCTGGACGAGCGCCCTGGCCACGGCCGACTTCTGCAAGTCGCAGATGCCCGGCGGCTCGGCGTTCGTCATCGGCGAGGCCGGCATGACCACGGCCCTGCACGAGGCGGGATTCATCATGACCGAGACCGACCCGGACTACGTCGTCGTCGGTGAGACCCGCAACTACTCGTTCGAGGCGATCACGAAGGCCGTCCGGCTCATCCGTGCCGGCGCCCGGTTCATCGTCACGAACCCCGACGCAACGGGCCCGAGCGCCGAGGGCGTCCTGCCCGCGACGGGTGCGATCGCCGCGATGATCGAGAAGGCCACCGGCAAGCAGCCCTACGTGGTCGGCAAGCCGAACCCGATGATGTTCCGATCGGCGATGAACCGCATCGGCGCGCACTCCGAGAACACCGGGATGATCGGCGACCGGATGGACACCGACGTCCAGGCCGGCATCGAGGCGGGGCTGCACACCGTCCTGGTCATGACGGGCATCAGCGACCAGGCCGAGATCGACCGGTACCCCTTCCGCCCCAGCGAGGTCATCTCCGGCGTGCACGAGCTCGTCCGCTCGGAGCCCATCGAAGTCGAGATGTAG